A region from the Anomaloglossus baeobatrachus isolate aAnoBae1 chromosome 11, aAnoBae1.hap1, whole genome shotgun sequence genome encodes:
- the CENPS gene encoding centromere protein S isoform X1, whose amino-acid sequence MAENEEQAREQTELKKALHYTVGNICQEVGEDYQVTFSKHAIKTIRDMTYDQCETFAKDLEKFARHAKRTTISTDDVKLLCRGSKTLLDHISTHNDNLAAGNQEPKEKRKKKSVSAGKRRSGGESAVAESEDHNME is encoded by the exons ATGGCGGAGAATGAGGAGCAGGCACGGGAGCAAACCGAG TTGAAGAAAGCCCTTCATTATACTGTGGGGAACATCTGCCAGGAGGTCGGCGAGGATTATCAAGTCACCTTTAGCAAGCATGCGATCAAAACAATTAGAGATATGACCTATGACCAATGTG AAACGTTTGCAAAGGACCTTGAGAAGTTTGCGCG ACATGCGAAAAGGACCACGATCAGCACGGACGACGTGAAGCTGCTGTGCAGAGGCAGCAAAACGCTG CTCGACCACATTTCCACCCACAATGATAACCTTGCGGCCGGCAACCAGGAgccgaaagagaagagaaagaagaagtcCGTCAGCGCCGGGAAGAGGCGGTCGGGAGGCGAATCAGCGGTGGCCGAGAGCGAGGACCACAACATGGAGTGA